From the genome of Neomonachus schauinslandi chromosome 1, ASM220157v2, whole genome shotgun sequence:
GTGGGTCGCAAGGAGGCCATGAGAGACCTGGGCTGAGCTGGAACTCCAGCCATGTGCCAGCCTGAAGCCAGCCCTCTCCCCCATGGTCACCGCCAGCCAGAGCTCTTTGAAGTCGGATGGGACCCCCACAGGCAAGGCGGCAAGTTCTTGGCCAGGTGCAGAAGGAGAAAACCAAACTGGCTCCACCGTCCCATTTCCACCTGCTCTGTGCCTTAAGAAGGCAAGGAGCCCAAGTCCCCAGGACAGTGTTATCAGCTGTTGGGGAAGCACCGTTGTCCAGGTGAGGCCTCAGGCCGGAAGCTGTGTTTGTTCAGTGGGCTGGGATAGTAGGTGGTTGTGTATACATTGGTCTGCTGCAATGGGTAGAAACTGGCTCTGTCATCGGGGATCAGGTTATTCTTGTTCAGGGTctgtggaggaaggaaggaaccgGAGAGGAAGGGGTaagggagaggtggggaaaggCGATGGGCCAGGGCAAGGCGGTCAGGAACCAGTCAGTGAGCAAACATTCTGGCCGCTGACACAGTTCACAGCACCCTGCgccctccccagtgcccagcccagcTGCGCCCAGCTCCGGGCCAGAACCACGGCACCCTTCACCCTGCACTCAGCCTCTATATGAAGGCTCCCACCTTGAACTCCATGGGTGTGTACTTCTCGTTCTTGGGGGTGCCCCCACCCTTGTAGTGCAGGTGGTTGGGGGTGGCAGGGTGGACGAGTGTGGATTCCTGGGACTGGCGCCGGCAGTGCTGGCAGGACAGGTACACGGCCAAGGTCagcagcccagagcccaggaagCAGGAGACGCCTGTGGCTACCAGGTGGATGAGACTGAACCCTGGGAGAGGCGGAAGCAAATGGTAAGGAAAGGGCCACCACGAAGAGGAGAGACTCCACTCCTGACCGCCTCCCAACAGGAGGCTCTGAGACATAAAGGAAAGGGCTTTGAGGCCAGACCCAACGGAAACAGGAAGGCCAGGCAGCCGGCCACCAGGGGCCTCTCTCACAGGACACCTGTGGTTTAGGTCAGAGGAGGCAACCAGAGGGTGTGGAGTTGGGTGACTCTTCTTGAATACAGACTCGATGACTGCCTCCTAGCTGGGGGGCAGAGATGGAACCTCCCAGGCCCCCCTATACATGGTCCAGAGCAGCCAGGACCTCCGCAAGGTTTGTCTCTCTGGAGCAGGAAGTGGAGAGACTCCAGATTTCAGAGTTGGGCTGGTCTCCtctttggggaggagaggggaaagacaGCGTCACGAGGTGGGCAGGGTCCTTTTACCTCCACAGCTGGTGGCCTCCTCCATGCTGGAGGCAGGCAGGATCACTGCAGGAAGACAAGCAGAGAGagtgctggggcagggaggagagaagggtcCCTCTGGGGCTAGGTATATCTCTAGGAGGGTCCCTGGGTCAGCACTGAGCCACGTGGGACGTGGTCTGGGGGCCTTCATTCCACTCTGTCCCCACTCAGACCTTGTCTCTAAGAGGGGCCAGCCCATTCACTAGAGAAGAAGGGGCAAAAGCCCAAAGTATGCACACCTCCCACCCTGGTGTTCCATCCTAGACCCACTAAGATTCTTCAGAAGGGGAAGGAAGCTGGGGGCACAGTGTGCGAAGGGTTGGTGCCAAGGTGCTGCCTTAAGGACCTACCAGGAATCTCGCCGTAGGGGCAGGGGCGGCTCTCGCTGCTGTTTCCGGCGCAGGCGCTGGGCCCTGGGACCAGCTCTTCACAGTGTCGGCTGCGGCTCTGGGCTCCGTCCTCCGTGCATGCACTCCACTCGGACCACGGTGACCAGCCTTCTGTGGGGTGTGGACTCGGATGAGGTTAACTGCCCTGAGACCCCCTGAGGGAGTTCAGAGGGACCCAAGGGGCTCCCCAGCCCCGGCGTGATGTTCCTCATACCTGGGCAAGCCTGTGTAGCACACAGCGCCTCCTCTGTGTGCAGACCAAGACAGATGTCCTCGCCTGGGGAGGGCGCGGGGCTGGTGCAGGAACGTGTGCGTTGATAGTGGCCTCCACCACAGGAGGCTGAGCACGGGGACCAGGAGGTCCAGCAGGACCAGGCACCCCGCACTGCAAGGGGACAGGGTGTGTGAAAGGGGCTGCAGGTGCAGGCAGGGCCTAAGACACTTCTACCCTATCCCCAGCTAGGCCACTCTGCCCTGGGCCACCCTGACTCCATCCTCTGCACCCGCCCTCAGCCCACTGTTAGGGACTGCCCCTTCCTCCTGAGGGGTTCAGGGGGAAATGCTAGCTGCAGAGGAGACACCAAAAACCAACTCTACCTCAAATCAAGCCTCTTATCTGGCTAACCCATTAGGGGAGAGAAAAACGTGACAAGGAAGACGAGGAGAGGCCCTGCTCGGTGGGAGAAGGTGCTGTGTCCATGGTCAGGCCACAGACTTGCTGTAGGGCCCACTGTACAGAGTTGGCAAAAAGAATTGGTCGTCTGGGCATGAGGTGTGGCCTAGGGAGTCTCCTTGATGGGGGTTCCCTAAGCGCGGGGTCACCTGGACAAGCCTGGTGGTTACAGTCCTGGTACTCGGCGGCGTCGCCTATGCATGGCAGGCCTCCGCTGCGGGGCTCCGGGTTCGTGCACGTTCTCTTGCGGACGCGGAAGCCCAGCTCGCAGTCCCGGGAGCAGGACGACCACGGGCCCCACGCGGCCCAGCCCCCGCTCACCGAGTGCGGGGAGGTGCCCCCGCTGCGCAGGAGATCCTCCACCAGGGCTGGGTGGGGCACGGGTGGGGAGACTGGCCTCAGTGATGAGCACACCCAGCggccccactcctgccccacaGGCCTCCGGCTTCTTCCAAACACGatccactgccccccacccccaccccaccgctcCCCGTAGCCCCGTCCgactcccagcctcccccagccccgcgcCAGCGCTCGGCGCCTGGGAGGGAGCGGGGCGAGGCGTTGTACCGTCGGTGTCGCAGGCTCTCGAGCCGTCCGCCGGGCAGGTTCTGGTCTCTGTCCTCCTCCGGCCAAGCTGCAGGCCGTGCGGGTCCGGCAGGGGAGCGCGGCACGTGAAGCGGAAGCGCTGCTCCTGCCGCGCCCCGCCCTGAGTCACGTTCACGGGCAGCCACGGCGTCCACGGCGTGTTGCGCCGCACTTCCGGGCAGCCCTCGGGGTTGCACGTCTTGAACTCCTTCGGGATGGGAGCGGGTGCTGTGTGGTGGGCCtgcagccccaggcctggcccgcgcccccggcccccgcctGCCCTCCCGTGGGGGCAGGTCCTCCGGCCCGCGCGCCCTCATCCGGGCCTCACCACGCCACAGCCAGGGCAGGAGTTGCCGTTCTCACAGGACCGCCGCCGCGATTGCACGCCGCCCCCACAGTTGCTGCTGCACTTGCTCCAGGAGCCCCATGACGCCCAGAAGATGGGCACCGGGCAAGGCGTGTTTTCGTTACAGAACCTGCGGGGAAGGGTGTGTGGGGGGAGCGGTCATCGCACTAGGGAGCAGGCACCCCCTTCCTTAACAAGAGGTCCCTGGGAGTGCAAGCCTGGGAAGGACAAGAGTCCACCGGCTCACTCGGAGAATCCAGGCCACTTTCTAGGGGGCCCGGCAAGTCTGGGACCGCAGGACTAGCTTGTCTCAGAAACCTCTGGCCACACGCTCGCTCACCGCTCCTCCCGGCTCTTGCCCACGCAGATGCGGCCCCCGTGGCGGGGAGCGGGGTTGCTGCAACTTCGCTGCCGCACCTGGAATCCGATCCCACAGGACGTGCTGCACAGGGCCCACGAGGACCACGGGGTCCACGCTCCGTTCCTGGTGGGGTCAGAGGGGACAGGGACAGATGATCCTCCGAGTCCTAGCTACTCAGATCTATCTATAGCTAGGCAGGTGGATTTTATATTATTGTCAGTGATACGGGAAATGGCAGCTCCCAACCAAGCCGGCTGTTTATTCGTTcctgtgttcattcattcctcaaaCATGTGTTGAGAGCCTTTCCCCATATATCAGGCTGTGCTCAGGGCTAAGGGTATAAAGGTAGGACCCGGGGCATGGAGATACTTGTGGGGCAAAAGGACACATTCTCTAGAAAAGGCTCCAGTTGCCTTTGCAATATGCAACCTTTGTTCATCCTTCTTGGTTGTCCAACCCTTGCACTCAATCCCATTCTCTCTTCCCTGTTCTACAACACCCCATGCTTTGCTCCAACCTCAGACACCATTCACTGTTGTCTACTTTGACTCCAATTTTCAAGTTTTGGTTCTATCACTTACTGGCTATATGAgcctgggcaagttactgaaaATTTTGGTGCCTCATAAAACTCATCTTTAAAGTAAGgataatgggggcacctgggtggctcagtcattaagcatctgccttcggctcaggtcatgatcccagggtcctgggatggagccccacactgagccccgcatcgggctccctgctcctcgggaagcctgcttctccctctcccactccccctgcttgtgttccctctcttgctgtctctctctctctctgtcaaataaataaataaaatcttaaaaaaaaaaaaagtaaggataaTGATTGTATTCCTACCCCATGAGGTTGTTTTGACAGTTAAACCAATACACATGTATAGAATGGAGTGATTTCAAGAGAGTCCAAGGTCATACCTCCAGACGATGGTAATCCAGGATTGGCACCAGGTCTGCCTACTTGACCACCGCCCCATGCTGTCCCTCGTGTTTGGAACAGCAAGGCTTATTGAGGCTATGGTCTGTGACTCCCGTGCCTGTCCAGCCTACCTGTTTGTATCAAGAGCCCCCACAAGGCAGAGACTTCTCTCCCACTAGAGTGGAGGGCTCATATTTTAGCCACCTCTCCAGTCCCCTGCACAGCTCTGGAGTGGTTTCTGTCCCTTTGCAGGAACACCTGCCTGGGGATGCCCCATTTCCTCTATTCgcgcgcacccccccccccaggtcaaGGCAGCCGCCATCCAAGTCCTGTATCCCCACATACCTGGAACAGTTGGCGATGTGGATGGCTGGCCCCAGGCAGTCTCGGCCCCCACAGCGGGGTCGGGGGGAGTCACAGGCTCGGGCCCGACACAGGCAAGATCCTGAATTGTCCCCATCTAAGTGCTCACATGGTTGCCATGGTGACCACTGGCCGAAGCCCCCATCCTGAGTCACATTTCGCACCTGCAGATACACATCAAACAGGTCACACGAGGCAGGGATAGGGAAGGCACCAAGTCCCAGGGGACATGGGGATACTGATGGAGAGTCACAGCCTGAATCAGGGGGCGAGGTCCCAGGTGGGGCACATGAAAGGGTTCTCACAGGACACGCTGTTATGTTCTGGGTCCAGAGGCTCATGTTGGAGCTGTCCTCAAGCGTGCTGCAACGTTGCTGCTTCTCGTCCCAGCCGCAGTATGGGTCCCGGGCCCCTAGGCACGCCCTGCCAGACAGAGGTCCTGAGACTCAAGCCTGAGGGCCTCCCAGCCTCACTCGCCCCCTCTGGTGCCCTTATCCATCCAGTTGCCCTTCACAGTAATAACTAAGCTCACTGAACACTTCCTGTGTGCAGGGAATCATTTTAAACACTTTACAAGCATGAATTAATTTAATACAACAACCCAGGACAGAAGGTACTGTCATCATCCTCATGTTACATGGAGGAAACCCAGAGAGCTGAACAAGGACTCAAAGCCTTGCcttccagagcccacactcttaaCCTTGCCTTCCCCAAGCCTGGGTGCCCCATGCTCCTCATCTAGGGCCACAGGAGAAGGATGTGGTGAATAGAAATCCAAGGAAGTAGTGCCTCTGTCAGACATGATGATAATAGAGCCATAAAACATTAGTGATGGATTAGGGACAGTCTGGCCCAGTGGTTCTCCccaccctggctgcacattggaatcactaAAGAAGCTTTTAGAAAATACTGATACCTGCCCCCACCCATACAAAAGTCTCTGGGGGGTGATTCTAATGGGAGCCAAGTTGAGAATTACTGGGATCTGCAATACAAGCTTTTTGTTGTATAAAGGAAGAAACAGCCACAGAGAGCGAAGAGGAGTTCCCCCCGGATCACACAGATTACACATGGCAGAGCCGGGGCTAGAGCCTagacttcattttcatttttttttttaggagcttAGACTTCTTAACCACGATTCTTCCACCATGCTCTTGCCTCCCAGCTGGGAGTCTGACTTCGCCCACTGAGTGAACAGAGGCCCATGCCTCAAAACACAGGGCACACCGAGGCATAGTCCGGGGCCTCCGAGGGCATCCACATGCCTGTGCTGCTCAGGGGCAGGAACCAGAGTCTAGTGCGTCAGCATCATGAGAATGAGCGCAGGCTGCCAAGAGAGGGGTCAACGTCCCATGTCCCCTTTCCCGGGCCCTCAGGGCTGGTCTATCTGCAGTGACCCAGAGAAGGTAATGGTTCACACTCCAATGAATGCCCCAAATGCCTCCACTTCTCACATTCTAGggttcctctcttccctttctccttcagacttattcattttatcctttacagtttttctcttaaagattttatttatttgtcagagagggagcgcacaagcagggagagaaacaggcagagggagaagcaggctaccgctgagcaaggagcccaatgtgagactcgatcccaggaccgtgagatcatgacctgagctgaaggcagactttaaccgactgagccacccagatgtcccatccttttacagtttttaacaacaacaacaacaacaacaagttaaatccgggggcgcctggctggttcagtcaaaAGAGTGTgtgatgcttgatctcagggtcatgagtttgagccccactttgggtgtggagattactaaaaataaataatcaaataaacaaaacttttaaaacaattaaatctCTACCAGTAAGACttcaaggaggagaaaaagagtaTGGAAATTATGGAATCAGGATTTGCTGTTCATTGCTAAGTAAATAGAGTATCAGATTCTGGAGCCTGAAGgaagttccctctgcctgggggaACCCACTGCCAACCCCAGAGGATACCCTGGAtcccttctgcctccttttcccaACTTCCAACCCTTTTACCAGGCTTGGCTGCTCCACAGCAGTGGGCCTGCAAGAGAGGGTCCAGAGAGAGCACTGGGAATGGGGGGGCAGAAATTGGAGGCCAGGAAGCAGAAAAGGCTTCAGGTAAAGGAGGTGCTAGGCTGCAAGGAGGTGGGGGAGTCCACACCATGACATGACTCTGCAGAGGGATTTTTGATGGGCCAAAGGGGCAAGGATGTCAAGGGTTAAAGGAATACATGAAAGAGTCAAACGTTTTCTCCTTTTGGTGTTTCCAGGATAGAATCTTTCTTTGCTCACGAAGCTTTAAGGAGAGTCTCCTGTCAGGTGAGTTCTTTATTTTCAGTGAGTTAAATGGACCATGTGAGGTTCCAAAGACAAATGAGGTTATATGAGAGAGCTCACAAAGAAGGGGGTGGGGCTTCCCCTTGTTGCCAGAGGAGGCTGAAGAAGATAATGCTGCCCCTTGCTCAGGCAGCCCGTGACCTCATTTAAGGGAGGTGATGCCTGGGGCTTCATGGGCAAGGGCCTTGCTGGACCCCAGCAAGTACCCTCTGGCCCGCCTGGGAATCCAGAATGCTCATCTGTTACTCAAGAATCCGTTTCCATTTTATTCACTCAAGTACAATTGTAAATTGTACAATATAAGTGTGTTCATATTTTCATCTGGGATCAATGGTTTGATTTGGGGGTGTTTCACCAGCAGAATGCATCAAACTAGACACCATGGTACTAGATACAGTGCATATGCAAAGTAGTCCCAGCAACATGTGGTTTTGAGATTCTGCTCTCTGGCTGACATTTGGACCAAATTTGCTGCTACCAAATCCAGCCAATCAGAACTCAACGAAGCCCGCTCCTGAGGGTATTTCCCTCAGCTCTCAGAAGGCAGTATCAAACTCCAGAAGCAGCTGATATGGCACTTTAGAAGCAACATGAATTAAATGAAAGAGAGCCATGAATAGGGCTATACtactaataatactaataaataaaattctattcatCAAAAACAAATGTCTGCCAGTATAGAAAATGGAGAAGAGCAGAAAATTTGAATCAGTTTGCACAAGATAAAAGCAGAAGATTCTGGAGGAATGCAATTTTGCCTCACGCTACTTCTTTCATCTAGGGTCtaaggagtccatcaaaatcctaaaggagaacacaggcagcaacctcttcgacctcagccacagcaacttcttcctagaaacatcgccaaaggcaagggaagcaagggcaaaaatgaactattgggacctcatcaagataaaaaacttttgcacagcaaaagaaacagtcaacaaaaccaaaagacaactgacagaatgggagaagatatttgcaaatgacatatcagataaagggctagtatccaaaatctataaagaacttctgaaactcaacatccaaagaacaaatgatccaattaagaaatgggcagaagacatgaacagacatttttccaaagaagacatccaaatggccaacagacacatgaaaaagtgctcaacatcgcttggcatcagggaaatccaaatcaaaacctcaatgagatatcacctcacaccagtcagaatggctaaaattaacaagtcaggaaacgacagatgttggcagggatgtggagaaaggggaaccctcctacactgttggtgggaatgcaagctggtgcagccactctggaaaacagtatggaggttcctcaaaaagttgaaaatagagctaccatacgacccagcaattacacttactgggtatttaccccaaagatacaaatgtagggatccgaaggggtacatgcaccccgatgtttatagcagcaatgtccacaatagccagactgtggaaagagccaagatgtccatcaacagatgaatggataaagaagatgtggtatatatatacaatggaatattatgcagccatccaaaggaatgagatcttgccatttgcaacgacgtggatggaactggagggtgttatgctgagtgaaataagtcaatcagagaaagacatgtatcatatg
Proteins encoded in this window:
- the SEMA5B gene encoding semaphorin-5B encodes the protein MVFPGPLAVTLLPPSLTLLVFHLSCSTDASSEQKLCALREHPTVAFADLKPWVFNFTYPGARDFSQLALDPSRNQLIVGARNYLFRLSLANVSLLQATEWASNEDTRRSCQSKGKTEEECQNYMRVLIVTGRKVFMCGTNAFSPVCSSRQVGNLSRTIEKINGVARCPYDPRHNSTAVISSQGELYAATVIDFSGRDPAIYRSLGSGPPLRTAQYNSKWLNEPNFVAAYDIGLFAYFFLRENAVEHDCGRTVYSRVARVCKNDVGGRFLLEDTWTTFMKARLNCSRPGEVPFYYNELQSAFHLPEQDLIYGVFTTNVNSIAASAVCAFNLSAISQAFNGPFRYQENPRAAWLPIANPIPNFQCGTLPEVGPNENLTERSLQDAQRLFLMSEAVQPVTPEPCVTQDSVRFSHLVVDLVQAKDTLYHVLYIGTESGTILKALSTASRSLRGCYLEELHVLPPGRREPLRSLRILHSARALFVGLSDRVLRVSLDGCTSLHSHQQACLGARDPYCGWDEKQQRCSTLEDSSNMSLWTQNITACPVRNVTQDGGFGQWSPWQPCEHLDGDNSGSCLCRARACDSPRPRCGGRDCLGPAIHIANCSRNGAWTPWSSWALCSTSCGIGFQVRQRSCSNPAPRHGGRICVGKSREERFCNENTPCPVPIFWASWGSWSKCSSNCGGGVQSRRRSCENGNSCPGCGVEFKTCNPEGCPEVRRNTPWTPWLPVNVTQGGARQEQRFRFTCRAPLPDPHGLQLGRRRTETRTCPADGSRACDTDALVEDLLRSGGTSPHSVSGGWAAWGPWSSCSRDCELGFRVRKRTCTNPEPRSGGLPCIGDAAEYQDCNHQACPVRGAWSCWTSWSPCSASCGGGHYQRTRSCTSPAPSPGEDICLGLHTEEALCATQACPEGWSPWSEWSACTEDGAQSRSRHCEELVPGPSACAGNSSESRPCPYGEIPVILPASSMEEATSCGGFSLIHLVATGVSCFLGSGLLTLAVYLSCQHCRRQSQESTLVHPATPNHLHYKGGGTPKNEKYTPMEFKTLNKNNLIPDDRASFYPLQQTNVYTTTYYPSPLNKHSFRPEASPGQRCFPNS